The following are encoded together in the Flavobacterium sp. TR2 genome:
- a CDS encoding fibronectin type III domain-containing protein, with the protein MVNARAQKDRILVRWAVNSPAEWQKANKKGFIVTRTTVLRDGNVISKPEKVRLTPKPLTPEPLDSWIDFVQKDNNAAIIAQSIYGESFEVTDAKEGDLSRIVNMADELDQRYTFALYAADMSFEGAVKAGWGYVDTDVKPNEVYAYQISVFESPQIKESSYMIGLKDYAVLPAPTDFIAIPDDKKVLLSWDYETFKRIYTSFMVEKSSDGINYTPISNTALVNLNDKDEHPSKNMYYVDTLSVNDKVYHYRLYGITSFGEKGEFTKPITAKGVAAVVTPARLIDYNIINSNEVNLEWEYPKESEGFIQGYEINLANNDRGPYKVVSKIIPPSERKLNFKEGLYPSNYFTISVVGKNNQRLTSQSMLVQPVDSIPPAKPIGLEGVIDSLGTVRLKWKPNLEKDLRGYRILRANTEGEEFVDIYHQSYIGTEYKDSVSLKMTNSKVYYRIAAEDMRFNVSDPSDILVLDKPDKIPPAAPIFKDYDNKDGKVHLKWIRSYSEDVVGYSLRRREKGQEKWLEIKQINDTIQEFTDDRVENKKTYQYAILARDKSNLWSSLDHSTITVSVLNFTPVKVITFLQGTADRENKKIVLSWDYAKNKGKILGLSIYKNEKGVPPTLWKELNGTVFTLEDKNLNINKEYEYHLVPNLENDSPAKTETLTVIY; encoded by the coding sequence ATGGTAAATGCAAGAGCTCAGAAGGATAGAATTTTAGTTCGCTGGGCTGTTAATTCTCCAGCAGAATGGCAAAAAGCAAACAAAAAAGGCTTTATAGTGACCAGAACTACAGTTTTACGTGACGGGAATGTCATATCTAAACCAGAAAAGGTTCGTCTTACCCCAAAACCATTAACTCCAGAACCGTTAGATTCTTGGATTGATTTTGTTCAGAAAGACAATAACGCAGCGATTATTGCACAATCAATTTATGGTGAAAGTTTTGAAGTAACCGACGCCAAAGAAGGCGATCTGTCAAGAATAGTCAATATGGCAGATGAATTGGACCAGCGTTATACTTTTGCGCTATATGCTGCCGATATGAGTTTTGAGGGAGCGGTAAAAGCAGGCTGGGGATACGTTGATACTGATGTTAAACCGAATGAAGTATATGCGTATCAGATAAGCGTTTTCGAAAGTCCGCAGATAAAAGAATCATCCTATATGATCGGGCTGAAAGATTATGCTGTTCTGCCGGCTCCAACCGATTTTATTGCGATTCCAGATGATAAAAAAGTGCTTCTTTCTTGGGATTATGAAACTTTCAAAAGGATTTACACCTCGTTTATGGTGGAGAAATCTTCAGACGGAATCAATTATACGCCAATATCCAATACCGCACTTGTAAACTTAAATGATAAAGACGAACATCCGTCCAAAAATATGTATTATGTGGATACGCTTAGCGTAAACGACAAAGTATATCATTATAGATTATACGGTATAACTTCGTTTGGAGAAAAAGGAGAATTTACAAAACCTATAACGGCAAAAGGAGTTGCAGCTGTAGTAACTCCGGCAAGGCTTATTGACTATAATATTATAAATTCAAATGAAGTTAATCTGGAATGGGAGTATCCCAAAGAGTCAGAAGGATTTATTCAAGGCTACGAAATTAACTTAGCCAATAATGATAGAGGCCCCTATAAAGTAGTTTCTAAAATTATTCCGCCATCAGAAAGAAAACTCAATTTTAAAGAGGGGTTATATCCATCCAACTATTTTACAATCTCGGTTGTTGGAAAAAACAATCAGAGATTAACCTCTCAAAGTATGCTTGTCCAGCCTGTCGATTCGATCCCACCAGCAAAGCCAATCGGTTTAGAAGGAGTTATTGATAGTCTTGGAACGGTTAGACTGAAATGGAAGCCAAATCTGGAAAAAGATTTGCGCGGATATCGAATATTACGTGCAAACACCGAAGGTGAGGAGTTTGTGGATATTTACCATCAATCTTACATCGGTACAGAATATAAAGACAGCGTGAGTTTAAAAATGACAAATAGTAAAGTATACTATAGAATTGCTGCGGAAGATATGCGTTTCAATGTCTCCGATCCCTCTGATATTTTGGTATTGGACAAACCAGATAAAATTCCGCCAGCAGCTCCTATTTTTAAAGATTATGATAACAAAGACGGCAAAGTTCACTTAAAATGGATCCGAAGCTATAGTGAAGACGTAGTGGGCTATAGTCTTAGAAGAAGAGAAAAAGGTCAGGAAAAATGGCTGGAAATAAAGCAGATAAATGATACCATTCAGGAATTTACAGATGATCGCGTAGAAAATAAAAAAACATATCAATATGCAATTTTGGCTAGGGATAAAAGCAATCTCTGGTCGTCATTAGATCATTCTACGATAACGGTAAGCGTCCTAAACTTTACGCCAGTAAAAGTCATTACATTTTTGCAGGGGACAGCAGACAGAGAAAATAAAAAAATAGTGCTCTCTTGGGATTATGCCAAAAACAAAGGCAAGATTTTAGGACTTAGCATTTACAAAAATGAAAAGGGTGTTCCTCCAACTTTATGGAAGGAATTAAATGGCACGGTCTTCACTTTAGAAGATAAAAATTTAAATATTAATAAAGAATACGAATATCATCTGGTTCCAAATCTAGAAAACGATAGTCCTGCAAAAACAGAGACTTTAACCGTTATATACTAA
- a CDS encoding ABC transporter permease, whose protein sequence is MKVLRFILQKEFRQIFRDKTILAMMFFVPTIQLIILPLAANFEVKSVNIVYVDHDHSSYSQKLINKIGSSGYFHIVGAPASYLEGMKFIETGDADLILEIPSGFERNLVREGSQQVNIAADAINGTKSNIGNAYLNVVLADFSNDLDIRFKLPPQFASVSPSIITLNSTNWYNPRAEYKYYMVPGILVLLLTLIGGFITALNIVKEKEIGTIEQINVTPIQKWQFILGKLIPFWIVGMIVFTVGLIVMYLIYGIFPLGSLLVLYLFAGVYLTALLGLGLLISTFADTQLQAMFIAFFFMMIFMLMSGFFTSTDSMPNWARTISEFTPVTHFIKVVRLIVLKGSGLHEVGRELFYLFIFAIALNSLAIYNYRKTS, encoded by the coding sequence ATGAAAGTGCTTCGTTTTATATTACAGAAAGAATTCCGCCAGATATTTAGAGACAAAACCATATTGGCCATGATGTTTTTTGTGCCTACCATACAGCTCATCATTTTACCGCTGGCCGCGAATTTTGAAGTGAAAAGTGTAAATATTGTTTACGTAGATCATGACCATAGTTCGTATTCTCAAAAATTAATCAATAAGATAGGTTCCTCTGGATACTTTCATATTGTAGGAGCTCCTGCATCGTATTTGGAAGGCATGAAGTTTATTGAAACGGGAGATGCCGATTTAATTCTAGAAATTCCTTCTGGATTTGAACGAAACTTGGTAAGAGAAGGCAGCCAGCAAGTGAATATCGCCGCAGATGCCATTAACGGAACGAAATCCAATATAGGAAATGCTTATTTAAATGTTGTACTGGCGGATTTTAGCAATGATCTGGATATACGGTTTAAATTACCGCCTCAATTTGCTTCTGTTTCGCCTTCGATCATTACTTTAAATAGTACAAATTGGTACAACCCCAGAGCAGAATATAAATATTATATGGTTCCCGGAATTCTGGTTTTATTGCTCACATTGATTGGGGGATTCATTACAGCATTAAATATTGTAAAAGAGAAAGAAATAGGCACAATTGAACAGATTAATGTGACGCCAATTCAGAAATGGCAATTTATTTTAGGCAAACTCATTCCTTTTTGGATTGTCGGAATGATTGTGTTTACCGTTGGTCTTATTGTAATGTACTTGATTTATGGAATATTTCCGCTCGGAAGTCTTTTAGTTTTATATCTTTTTGCAGGAGTTTATCTGACCGCTTTATTAGGATTGGGACTTTTAATTTCAACATTTGCCGATACGCAATTGCAAGCCATGTTTATTGCCTTTTTCTTTATGATGATTTTTATGCTCATGAGCGGTTTCTTTACCAGTACTGACAGTATGCCGAATTGGGCAAGAACCATTTCTGAATTTACTCCTGTAACACATTTTATAAAAGTGGTTCGGCTCATCGTTTTAAAAGGAAGCGGTTTGCACGAAGTAGGACGAGAGCTGTTTTACTTGTTTATTTTTGCTATTGCATTAAATTCCTTAGCGATTTATAACTACAGAAAAACAAGTTAA
- a CDS encoding ABC transporter permease has protein sequence MKRLLAFIRKEFYHVFRDQRTLLILFGLPVAQIVLFGFALSSEVKNIGIAIQDNSHDIHTEKIIQKIQSSSYFHVENAILNYNDIENRFKDGSIKCAVIFPSNFGSDVQRLGGAKIQVIADASDPNTATIVTNYLNAIIRDYQQELNLSAKLNYQIIPELRQLYNEEQNGSLNFIPGVIALIFMIVSTALTSVSVVREKELGTMEILLVSPFKPIMVLIAKAIPFLVLSIINFIIIIFLSVYLLNVEIKGSFLLLFAESILFIITCLSLGLLISNVTDSQQTAMLISMMGMMVPTLILTGFMFPIENMPWIFQAISHLIPSHYYYIIVKAVMLKGLGFSYIWKETLILAGMTIVLLTVSLKKFKIRLS, from the coding sequence ATGAAAAGATTGCTGGCTTTTATTCGAAAAGAATTTTATCATGTTTTCAGAGACCAAAGAACGCTGCTGATTCTCTTTGGACTTCCTGTCGCACAGATCGTTCTTTTTGGCTTTGCATTGAGCAGCGAAGTCAAGAATATCGGAATTGCCATTCAGGATAATTCGCACGATATTCATACCGAAAAAATAATACAAAAAATACAGTCCAGTTCTTATTTTCATGTTGAAAATGCGATCTTGAATTACAATGACATTGAAAACAGATTTAAAGACGGAAGCATTAAATGTGCGGTTATTTTTCCTTCCAATTTTGGCTCTGATGTGCAACGTCTCGGAGGAGCAAAAATTCAAGTAATTGCAGATGCTTCAGATCCTAATACAGCAACAATAGTGACCAATTATTTAAATGCAATTATTAGAGATTATCAGCAGGAATTAAATCTGTCTGCAAAATTAAATTATCAAATAATTCCAGAATTAAGACAGCTGTATAACGAAGAGCAAAATGGCTCGCTTAATTTTATCCCAGGTGTAATTGCATTGATTTTTATGATTGTAAGCACAGCTTTGACCTCTGTTTCTGTTGTGCGCGAAAAAGAACTCGGGACGATGGAAATTTTGCTTGTATCGCCTTTTAAACCCATTATGGTTTTAATTGCAAAAGCAATTCCGTTTCTAGTGCTTTCCATAATCAACTTTATCATTATTATATTTCTTTCGGTGTATCTGCTTAATGTTGAGATCAAAGGAAGTTTTCTGCTCCTTTTTGCAGAAAGTATCTTGTTTATCATCACTTGTCTTTCTCTTGGTCTGTTGATTTCAAATGTCACCGATTCGCAACAGACAGCCATGCTTATATCGATGATGGGAATGATGGTGCCTACTTTGATACTCACTGGTTTTATGTTTCCAATTGAAAATATGCCTTGGATATTTCAAGCTATTTCTCATCTAATTCCGTCTCATTATTATTACATCATCGTAAAAGCAGTAATGCTGAAAGGTTTAGGTTTTTCTTATATCTGGAAAGAAACGCTTATTCTTGCCGGAATGACAATTGTATTGCTGACAGTGTCTTTGAAAAAATTTAAAATCAGATTGTCATGA
- a CDS encoding ABC transporter ATP-binding protein — protein MENKAIICKDLTKQFGDFKAVDKISFEVGEGEIFGFLGANGAGKTTAMRILCGLSYPTSGEAHVAGFDVYKQQEKIKKNIGYMSQKFSLYDNLTILENIEFFAGVYGVSRLEIKERSKDLILALGLEKEAKKLVGGLPLGWKQKLAFSVAVFHRPKIVFLDEPTGGVDPITRRQFWEMIYQAAADGITVFVTTHYMDEAEYCDRISIMVDGRMAAIDSPSALKKRFNAVSMDEVFYELARNAKRTSD, from the coding sequence ATGGAAAATAAAGCTATAATTTGTAAAGACTTAACCAAACAGTTTGGAGATTTCAAAGCGGTTGATAAAATTAGCTTTGAAGTGGGCGAAGGCGAGATTTTTGGTTTTTTGGGAGCCAATGGAGCTGGAAAAACAACTGCGATGCGAATTCTCTGCGGACTTTCGTATCCGACTTCTGGAGAAGCCCATGTGGCAGGATTTGATGTTTATAAACAGCAGGAAAAAATCAAGAAGAATATTGGTTACATGAGTCAGAAGTTTTCGTTGTATGATAATCTGACCATTTTAGAAAATATCGAGTTTTTTGCTGGCGTGTATGGAGTTTCGAGGCTTGAAATTAAAGAGAGAAGCAAGGATCTTATTTTGGCTTTAGGTTTAGAAAAAGAAGCAAAAAAACTGGTAGGAGGATTGCCATTAGGATGGAAACAAAAATTGGCTTTTTCAGTTGCGGTATTTCATCGTCCTAAAATCGTTTTTTTGGATGAACCTACAGGCGGTGTCGACCCAATAACCAGACGCCAATTTTGGGAAATGATTTATCAAGCTGCTGCTGACGGAATTACGGTTTTTGTTACCACGCATTATATGGACGAAGCTGAATATTGCGACCGAATTAGTATTATGGTTGATGGGCGCATGGCAGCAATAGATTCTCCTTCGGCATTAAAAAAACGCTTCAATGCCGTTTCTATGGATGAGGTTTTTTATGAACTGGCACGAAATGCCAAAAGAACATCAGATTAG
- a CDS encoding ABC transporter ATP-binding protein, with translation MPAVTLKNITKKYGDFVAVDAVSFEVQKGELFGLIGPDGAGKTSIFRILTTLLLADGGTASVEGHDIVKGFQEIRNKVGYMPGKFSLYQDLTVKENLEFFATIFGTTIEENYDLIKDIYDQIKPFNDRRAGKLSGGMKQKLALCCALIHKPEILFLDEPTTGVDVVSRSEFWEMLAKLKKQNITIIVSTPYMDEAKLCDRIALIQNGKIMTVDEPQQIIKSFPKPLFAVKAKNIYKLLQNLRTEKEVEDCDAFGEFLHLTLVSEQADAETVKAIALKYNPEDLEVKKIEPTIEDSFIRLMREQNNSREPKEMLDGK, from the coding sequence ATGCCTGCAGTTACATTAAAAAATATTACTAAAAAGTATGGTGATTTTGTCGCTGTAGATGCGGTGTCTTTTGAAGTGCAGAAAGGAGAACTTTTCGGATTAATTGGCCCGGATGGCGCAGGGAAAACTTCCATTTTTAGAATTTTAACAACGTTGCTGCTTGCAGACGGTGGAACTGCGTCTGTTGAAGGGCATGATATTGTAAAAGGGTTTCAGGAAATTAGGAATAAAGTAGGTTATATGCCTGGGAAATTCTCCTTGTATCAGGATTTGACAGTAAAAGAAAATCTTGAGTTTTTTGCCACTATTTTCGGAACTACAATTGAAGAAAATTATGATCTGATTAAAGATATTTACGATCAGATAAAACCTTTTAACGATAGGAGAGCTGGAAAACTCTCAGGCGGGATGAAGCAAAAGCTGGCTCTATGCTGCGCTTTAATCCATAAACCTGAGATTTTATTTTTGGATGAACCTACTACAGGCGTGGATGTGGTTTCGCGAAGTGAGTTTTGGGAAATGCTTGCAAAACTTAAAAAGCAAAATATCACAATAATCGTTTCTACTCCTTATATGGACGAGGCAAAATTATGCGATCGGATTGCGCTTATTCAAAACGGAAAAATAATGACTGTTGATGAGCCGCAGCAAATTATAAAAAGCTTTCCAAAGCCGTTATTTGCAGTAAAAGCAAAGAATATTTATAAGCTTTTGCAAAATCTTAGAACCGAAAAAGAAGTTGAGGATTGCGATGCCTTTGGAGAATTTCTTCATCTTACCTTAGTGTCAGAGCAGGCAGATGCGGAAACGGTTAAAGCGATCGCACTAAAATACAATCCCGAAGATTTAGAAGTAAAAAAAATAGAGCCTACCATTGAAGACAGTTTTATTCGTCTAATGCGAGAACAGAACAATTCTAGAGAACCAAAAGAAATGCTGGATGGAAAATAA
- a CDS encoding HlyD family secretion protein, whose translation MKKITFFYFLTPLVFMFSCKNTENDFDASGSFEAVETILSAEANGQILQLNVEEGQQLEAGQKVGFIDSTQLAINKMQLRQNEKAILSGRPQIQIQTESLKRQLDNAILDRNRTEKLVKGGVASQKQLDDINSKVAALQAQIKAQKSSLETTTENLTQQGNTVGVQLKGIEDQLSKSVIVNPIKGTVLAKYAEQYEMAVIGKPLYKIANLETLDLRAYITGTQLTQIKIGQQVKVRIDQGEKKYKEYQGTIGWISNKSEFSPKTIPTKDERVNLVYAVKVRVKNDGYLKIGMYGEVLWSK comes from the coding sequence ATGAAAAAGATAACGTTTTTCTATTTTCTTACCCCGCTGGTTTTTATGTTTTCGTGCAAGAATACAGAAAATGATTTTGATGCTTCGGGGTCTTTTGAAGCAGTTGAAACCATTCTTTCGGCAGAAGCAAACGGCCAGATTTTGCAATTGAATGTAGAAGAAGGCCAGCAATTGGAGGCGGGGCAAAAAGTTGGTTTTATAGACAGTACGCAGCTAGCCATAAACAAAATGCAATTGCGCCAGAACGAAAAAGCCATTCTGAGCGGAAGACCTCAAATACAGATACAGACTGAAAGTTTAAAAAGACAGCTTGATAATGCCATTTTAGACCGCAACCGCACTGAAAAATTGGTAAAAGGAGGAGTAGCTTCTCAAAAACAATTGGATGATATAAATTCTAAAGTAGCTGCGTTGCAGGCGCAGATAAAGGCTCAGAAAAGTTCGCTGGAAACTACAACTGAAAACTTGACTCAACAAGGAAATACTGTTGGAGTTCAGTTAAAAGGAATTGAAGATCAATTGAGCAAAAGTGTAATCGTTAATCCAATCAAAGGAACTGTTTTAGCAAAATATGCAGAACAATACGAAATGGCTGTAATTGGAAAACCATTGTACAAAATTGCCAATCTCGAAACATTAGATTTGAGAGCTTACATTACAGGCACGCAATTGACTCAAATTAAAATCGGACAGCAGGTTAAAGTGCGCATTGACCAAGGCGAAAAGAAATACAAAGAATATCAGGGTACGATAGGTTGGATTTCAAATAAATCTGAATTTTCTCCAAAAACAATTCCGACCAAAGACGAGCGGGTCAATTTGGTTTATGCCGTAAAAGTAAGAGTGAAAAACGATGGCTATCTGAAAATTGGAATGTACGGAGAAGTGCTTTGGTCAAAATAA
- a CDS encoding TolC family protein, which translates to MRKLYFKYIAILSFVTVEAQTLTIEQSYQLAVENYPLIKQYELIEKSKEYTLSNANKAYLPQISLTAIEGYVFGDFPTMGGSGNDSKFKFIGLGQVNQVVWDGGATKTQKKIIEASSNADKASVDVSLYDLRSRVNQLYFGVLLIDEQLKQLQIQNAIIANNIDKVKKLHENGLAYKTDVDEMKAEQLNLSRQKKDFEYTKAGYQMMLSYLIGKNISQEKFGKPFNSASTDTIIKRPEQQLFASQRNLVTAQSKMQKVNLMPKVGLLGAGIALAPGINLGANKISTVGVAGVSVGWDIKGLYKNSNEKQLTQQELKKIEVQEETFLFNTRFQMNQKTADIERQKAILKDDDEIVKLRQTIREGYQLKYDTGAGPLIDLLNATEKEGNARAEKALHEIQLLMAEYEYQTIKGN; encoded by the coding sequence ATGAGGAAATTATACTTTAAATATATAGCAATCTTGTCCTTTGTAACCGTGGAGGCTCAAACCTTGACAATTGAGCAAAGTTATCAGCTGGCTGTAGAAAATTATCCTTTAATCAAACAATATGAGCTTATTGAAAAAAGTAAAGAATATACTTTGAGTAATGCCAACAAAGCCTATTTGCCTCAAATAAGTTTGACCGCTATTGAGGGATATGTTTTTGGAGATTTTCCAACCATGGGCGGTTCGGGAAACGACAGCAAATTTAAATTTATCGGTCTCGGGCAGGTCAATCAGGTTGTTTGGGATGGAGGAGCCACCAAAACGCAGAAAAAAATTATTGAAGCCTCTTCAAATGCCGATAAGGCTTCGGTAGATGTTTCGCTTTACGATTTACGTTCACGAGTAAATCAGCTATACTTTGGCGTATTGCTTATTGATGAGCAACTGAAACAATTACAGATCCAGAATGCCATTATTGCCAATAACATTGATAAGGTAAAAAAACTTCACGAAAATGGTTTAGCCTATAAAACTGATGTTGATGAAATGAAAGCTGAACAGCTTAATCTGAGCAGACAGAAAAAAGATTTTGAATATACTAAGGCAGGTTACCAAATGATGCTTTCTTATCTGATAGGAAAAAATATTAGTCAGGAAAAATTTGGAAAACCTTTCAATTCTGCCAGTACCGACACCATTATCAAACGTCCGGAGCAGCAGCTTTTTGCCAGTCAGCGGAATCTGGTAACCGCACAATCTAAAATGCAGAAAGTAAATCTGATGCCTAAAGTGGGACTGCTTGGAGCAGGTATCGCTTTGGCACCGGGAATTAATTTGGGAGCCAACAAAATTTCAACCGTTGGCGTTGCCGGAGTAAGTGTTGGATGGGATATAAAAGGCTTGTATAAAAATTCGAATGAAAAACAGCTGACACAACAGGAACTGAAAAAAATAGAGGTTCAAGAAGAAACTTTTTTATTTAACACCAGATTTCAGATGAACCAAAAGACGGCTGATATTGAACGGCAGAAAGCCATTTTGAAAGATGATGACGAAATTGTAAAACTTCGCCAGACGATTCGCGAAGGATATCAGCTGAAATACGACACTGGCGCTGGCCCGCTGATTGATTTGCTGAATGCAACCGAAAAGGAAGGAAATGCGCGAGCGGAAAAAGCATTGCACGAAATACAATTGCTTATGGCTGAATATGAGTATCAAACAATCAAAGGAAATTAA
- a CDS encoding TetR/AcrR family transcriptional regulator codes for MSASVSGKKDSTTEKKIKTAAKIVFYKKGFTATRTRDIAEEAGLNLALLNYYFRSKAKLFEIIMTETFAGFVGSMKVILDDEKTSLEEKVAIIAERYIDFIGAEPEIPTFILTEIRNNPEGLLKRLPIKEIVNDSVFIKQFQEAVQNEEVTEPNPLHFLMNLLGLVVFPFIAKPIIMGSRNLEAEQFHALMQERKKKIPIWIKMMFTAV; via the coding sequence ATGAGTGCTTCAGTATCAGGGAAAAAAGATTCTACTACAGAGAAAAAGATAAAAACAGCCGCCAAAATTGTTTTTTACAAAAAAGGCTTTACAGCAACGCGAACAAGAGATATTGCTGAAGAAGCGGGTTTAAATCTTGCTTTGCTCAATTATTATTTTAGAAGCAAGGCTAAGCTTTTTGAAATCATTATGACAGAAACTTTTGCCGGTTTTGTCGGCAGCATGAAAGTGATTTTGGATGACGAAAAAACTTCTTTGGAAGAAAAAGTAGCCATTATTGCCGAGCGATACATCGATTTTATCGGTGCAGAACCTGAAATTCCCACTTTTATTTTAACTGAAATACGCAATAATCCAGAGGGACTATTAAAAAGGCTGCCAATTAAAGAAATCGTTAATGATTCTGTTTTTATTAAACAATTTCAAGAAGCGGTACAAAATGAAGAAGTAACAGAACCCAATCCGCTGCATTTCTTGATGAATCTTTTAGGATTGGTCGTTTTTCCATTTATAGCGAAACCGATTATTATGGGAAGCAGAAATTTGGAAGCAGAACAGTTTCATGCGCTAATGCAGGAGCGCAAGAAAAAAATTCCGATCTGGATCAAAATGATGTTTACTGCGGTTTAA